The following coding sequences lie in one uncultured Mailhella sp. genomic window:
- a CDS encoding sulfite exporter TauE/SafE family protein produces MLTALYINVVWFLGGFINGVTSFGGNLFAVPLMTLAMDAKDAIVLGCIVGTAITVTIAFFYHRDLPKLEFSLAFVSGLAGIPIGMAVLRVAPVKVILLTCGVILALFLLWQAVSGRMRGVFRIPVWTIVPLGVISGILLSSTSMGGPVLVMYAVMRGWSKETTLSVLNTMAALSMVCLAVVQWRNGLYTPQILHYAVWAVPCTVVGVLASIPVIRRINPGIFRRLVLAMLAVSAAMLFVRAFQA; encoded by the coding sequence ATGCTTACTGCTCTCTACATCAATGTCGTCTGGTTCCTGGGAGGATTCATCAACGGCGTGACCTCGTTCGGAGGAAATCTCTTCGCTGTGCCGCTCATGACTCTGGCCATGGATGCGAAGGACGCCATCGTGCTCGGCTGTATCGTGGGCACGGCCATCACCGTGACCATCGCGTTCTTTTATCATCGAGATCTGCCGAAGCTGGAATTCTCACTGGCCTTCGTGAGTGGTCTGGCGGGCATTCCCATCGGTATGGCCGTGCTCAGGGTGGCTCCGGTCAAGGTCATTCTGCTGACCTGTGGCGTCATTCTGGCTCTGTTTCTTCTCTGGCAGGCCGTGTCCGGGCGCATGCGCGGCGTGTTCCGTATTCCTGTTTGGACCATTGTGCCGCTGGGCGTGATTTCCGGCATTCTGCTGAGCTCCACCAGCATGGGCGGTCCCGTGCTGGTGATGTATGCCGTGATGCGCGGCTGGAGCAAGGAAACTACGCTTTCCGTGCTGAACACCATGGCCGCGTTGTCCATGGTGTGCCTTGCAGTCGTGCAGTGGCGCAACGGTCTCTACACGCCGCAGATCCTGCACTACGCCGTATGGGCCGTGCCCTGCACCGTGGTGGGAGTGCTGGCGAGCATTCCAGTGATCCGTCGCATCAATCCCGGCATTTTCCGTCGACTGGTGCTGGCCATGCTCGCGGTTTCCGCCGCCATGCTTTTCGTGCGCGCCTTCCAGGCCTGA
- a CDS encoding sodium:alanine symporter family protein, with product MEEFSQFIKVLDGYVWGPVMMALILGTGLYLTFGLRFLPWTRLGEGFRLTWKGRAKNNDVHGELSPFQALMTALAATVGVGNIAGVATAIFTGGPGALFWMWCTAMVGMATKYAETVLAQKYREVTPAGHVVGGPMYYIKNGLGKKWAWLGTLFALFGGICGFGIGNMTQSHSIADALHASFGVPPVVSAVVMFVLIAIVIIGGVSRIGSVSSKLVPFMSIVYIICSLVVIATNIDKVPGVFAMIFHDAFTGTAAAGGFAGSTVMLALQMGVARGIFSNEAGLGSAAMAHATATTDDHVAMGYVGMLGPFIDTIIVCTMTGLTILCSGLWNVEGALSGAPLTAAAFESALPGIGSVMVSVCLAMFAFSTILGWCVYSERCWIYLLGDKALKPFRIIFVCVVPVGALMTLDLVWDIADVLNALMAVPNLIGLLLLSPVLFKISPRIRPLMSS from the coding sequence ATGGAAGAGTTCTCACAATTCATCAAGGTTCTGGATGGCTACGTCTGGGGGCCGGTCATGATGGCCCTGATTCTCGGTACAGGCCTGTATCTCACCTTCGGGCTGCGCTTCCTGCCCTGGACGCGCCTCGGCGAAGGATTCCGCCTCACCTGGAAAGGACGCGCCAAGAACAACGACGTACATGGAGAACTTTCCCCGTTTCAGGCTCTCATGACGGCCCTTGCCGCCACCGTGGGCGTGGGCAACATTGCCGGCGTGGCCACGGCCATCTTCACCGGCGGCCCGGGCGCCCTCTTCTGGATGTGGTGCACCGCCATGGTGGGCATGGCCACCAAGTACGCGGAAACCGTGCTCGCCCAGAAATACCGCGAAGTCACCCCTGCCGGACACGTCGTGGGCGGCCCCATGTACTACATTAAAAACGGCCTCGGCAAGAAATGGGCCTGGCTCGGCACGCTCTTTGCGCTGTTCGGCGGCATCTGCGGCTTCGGCATCGGCAACATGACGCAGTCCCACTCCATCGCCGACGCCCTGCACGCCTCCTTCGGCGTTCCGCCGGTCGTCTCCGCCGTGGTCATGTTCGTGCTCATCGCCATCGTCATCATCGGCGGCGTGTCCCGCATAGGTTCGGTGTCGAGCAAGCTCGTGCCGTTCATGTCCATCGTTTACATCATCTGTTCCCTCGTCGTCATCGCCACAAACATCGACAAGGTGCCCGGGGTGTTCGCCATGATCTTCCACGACGCCTTTACCGGAACCGCGGCCGCCGGCGGCTTTGCCGGCTCCACCGTCATGCTGGCCCTGCAGATGGGCGTGGCGCGAGGCATCTTCTCCAACGAAGCGGGCCTCGGCTCCGCGGCCATGGCCCACGCCACCGCCACCACGGACGATCACGTGGCCATGGGCTACGTCGGCATGCTCGGACCGTTCATCGACACCATCATCGTCTGCACCATGACCGGCCTCACCATTCTCTGCTCCGGTCTCTGGAACGTGGAAGGCGCGCTTTCCGGCGCTCCCCTCACGGCCGCGGCCTTCGAATCCGCCCTGCCCGGCATCGGTTCAGTCATGGTGTCCGTGTGCCTCGCCATGTTCGCCTTCTCCACCATCCTCGGCTGGTGCGTGTATTCCGAACGCTGCTGGATCTACCTGCTGGGCGACAAGGCCCTCAAGCCCTTCCGCATCATCTTCGTCTGCGTGGTGCCCGTGGGCGCGCTCATGACCCTCGACCTCGTGTGGGACATCGCCGACGTGCTCAACGCCCTCATGGCCGTGCCCAACCTCATCGGTCTGCTGCTGCTCAGTCCCGTGCTGTTCAAGATCTCCCCGCGAATACGACCGCTGATGTCTTCCTGA
- a CDS encoding epoxyqueuosine reductase QueH, protein MPRILLHVCCGPCSLMPIVHLRDEGWEPTAFFFNPNIHPADEWKKRLDAMRIVAERMNVPLLEEGEPINPGLWVKKLEGTVRQGERCRLCYRPRMELTAHLARKLGFDAFTTSLLYSRYQRHECIAEEAERAAAAAGSSFLYRDFRPWWWDGINLSRELGIYRQKWCGCILSMKEALDEQKTAAAHKAAEKAQLAARLARETEERRLKKEAQAAHPNKRARKAMARAAARQTSDDAALRERETASARDEETE, encoded by the coding sequence ATGCCCCGAATTCTGCTTCACGTCTGCTGCGGTCCCTGTTCCCTCATGCCCATCGTGCATCTGCGCGACGAGGGCTGGGAACCCACGGCCTTTTTCTTCAATCCGAACATCCACCCCGCAGACGAGTGGAAAAAAAGACTCGACGCCATGCGCATTGTCGCCGAACGCATGAACGTGCCGCTGCTGGAAGAAGGAGAGCCCATCAATCCCGGCCTCTGGGTCAAAAAACTGGAAGGAACCGTGCGGCAGGGCGAACGCTGCCGTCTCTGCTACCGCCCGCGCATGGAGCTAACCGCTCATCTCGCCCGCAAGCTCGGCTTCGACGCCTTTACCACCAGTCTGCTCTATTCCCGCTATCAGCGCCACGAATGCATTGCCGAAGAAGCCGAACGCGCGGCCGCCGCGGCCGGTTCATCGTTCCTCTACCGGGATTTCCGCCCCTGGTGGTGGGACGGCATCAACCTGTCCAGAGAGCTCGGCATCTACCGGCAGAAGTGGTGCGGCTGCATTCTGAGCATGAAGGAAGCGCTGGATGAGCAGAAAACGGCCGCCGCGCACAAGGCGGCGGAAAAGGCGCAGCTCGCGGCAAGACTGGCCAGAGAAACCGAAGAGCGACGCCTGAAAAAGGAAGCGCAGGCCGCGCACCCCAACAAAAGAGCCCGGAAGGCCATGGCCCGGGCCGCGGCCCGGCAGACCTCGGACGACGCGGCTCTCCGTGAGCGCGAAACGGCGTCCGCACGCGACGAAGAGACAGAATAA
- a CDS encoding ACT domain-containing protein: protein MTVEQISVFVENRSGQLGDVTRVLEKAGINIRALSLSDTTDFGVLRLMADDTEKARDALAAAGFTVGTTPVVAVDVADEPGGLGRVLSVLSEHGINVEYLYAYTQRESTRATIIFRFDRTEEAVNVLESRGFRVLGPKDIAD from the coding sequence ATGACGGTTGAACAGATTTCTGTATTTGTGGAAAACAGGTCCGGTCAGCTCGGCGACGTGACCCGCGTTCTGGAAAAGGCCGGGATCAACATCCGTGCGCTGTCCCTTTCGGACACGACGGATTTCGGCGTGCTGCGCCTCATGGCCGACGATACGGAAAAGGCCAGGGACGCGTTGGCCGCAGCGGGATTTACCGTGGGCACCACGCCCGTGGTGGCCGTGGACGTGGCCGACGAGCCCGGCGGGCTCGGTCGCGTGCTGAGCGTGCTTTCCGAGCACGGCATCAATGTGGAATACCTGTACGCCTACACGCAGCGGGAATCCACGCGAGCCACCATCATTTTCCGCTTTGACCGCACGGAAGAAGCCGTGAACGTGCTGGAGAGCCGCGGTTTCCGCGTGCTCGGCCCGAAAGACATTGCCGACTGA
- a CDS encoding twin-arginine translocase TatA/TatE family subunit, with product MFGIGMQELLIILVLVLVIFGAKRLPEIGGGLGRAIRNFRQAASEPDEIDITPKDKEKIKTDDEDKKA from the coding sequence ATGTTTGGTATAGGAATGCAGGAACTTCTCATCATCCTTGTGCTCGTGCTGGTGATATTCGGCGCGAAGCGTCTGCCGGAAATCGGCGGCGGCCTCGGCCGCGCCATCCGCAACTTCCGTCAGGCCGCCTCGGAACCCGATGAAATAGACATCACCCCCAAGGACAAGGAAAAGATCAAGACCGACGACGAAGACAAGAAGGCGTAG
- a CDS encoding HAD-IA family hydrolase: protein MSHLSASELAHWFSDAFHGLPLGIIFDCDGVVIDSREANITYYNYLREYLGLPKLTREQEDFAQSATVYQAMDAIFPKPLQPLLRDASRKISYVRDIMPHIGCYPGLHDVLDFCRRSGVRLAMNTNRTDGMDMLLHNCRLEGYFDPIVLASDVSRPKPAPEGALRILNQWNVNPGQTLFIGDSASDKGAADGASIPFLSFQTDGLAPRSVSDFSTLLSAMKACKL, encoded by the coding sequence ATGTCCCATCTCTCCGCATCCGAACTCGCACACTGGTTCTCCGACGCCTTCCACGGGCTGCCTCTCGGCATCATTTTCGACTGCGACGGCGTGGTCATCGACTCGCGCGAAGCGAACATCACCTACTACAACTACCTGCGGGAATACCTCGGCCTGCCGAAACTCACCCGCGAACAGGAAGACTTTGCGCAGTCGGCCACGGTCTATCAGGCCATGGACGCCATCTTCCCCAAGCCGCTTCAGCCGCTTCTGCGCGACGCGTCCAGAAAAATATCCTATGTGCGCGACATCATGCCGCACATCGGCTGCTATCCCGGTCTGCACGACGTGCTCGACTTCTGCCGACGCTCCGGCGTGCGCCTCGCCATGAACACCAACCGCACCGACGGCATGGACATGCTCCTGCACAACTGCCGCCTGGAAGGCTATTTCGATCCCATCGTGCTGGCGAGCGACGTTTCCCGCCCGAAACCGGCCCCCGAAGGCGCGCTGCGCATTCTCAACCAGTGGAATGTAAACCCCGGTCAGACGCTCTTCATCGGCGACAGCGCCTCTGACAAAGGAGCCGCAGATGGGGCGTCCATTCCTTTTCTAAGCTTCCAGACAGACGGACTCGCCCCCCGCAGCGTCTCCGATTTCAGCACGCTGCTCAGCGCCATGAAAGCGTGCAAACTGTAA
- the dksA gene encoding RNA polymerase-binding protein DksA: MTPEDLEYFRNLLNQMLVEAQRNGDSTLEEMTDNHSSYADPSDRATAESDRSFTLRIRDRERKLITKIQDALKRMDDGEYGICEECGEDISLARLKARPVTTLCVSCKARQEEGEKIQGS; encoded by the coding sequence TTGACCCCTGAAGATCTGGAATACTTCCGCAATCTTCTTAACCAGATGCTCGTCGAGGCTCAGCGCAACGGCGATTCCACTCTGGAAGAAATGACGGACAACCATTCATCCTATGCCGATCCTTCCGACCGCGCCACCGCCGAGTCGGATCGCTCCTTCACTCTGCGCATCCGCGACCGCGAGCGCAAGCTCATCACCAAGATCCAGGACGCCCTCAAGCGCATGGACGACGGCGAATACGGCATCTGCGAAGAATGCGGCGAAGACATCAGCCTTGCCCGACTCAAGGCACGTCCCGTGACCACGCTCTGCGTCTCCTGCAAGGCGCGTCAGGAAGAAGGCGAAAAGATTCAGGGCAGCTGA
- a CDS encoding NFACT RNA binding domain-containing protein has product MDAHLFRRFCDALVPRIMGARMEKIHAPGPGVTVFSMYGGDGRDGKRHLVLKADRKSPLLFSADHRIPVNAQPPAFVMRLRKHVSGKRITRVVCRWTERRLWLGLSGDVQTWLCLDLREGPSLSLEAPLPEDDPAWPDGDVSALPPESWKEWQVLTPALRRTLAFLDPLDAGALLMDLQSGGGDVFLYENERGRCEISAWPLPSEQLKAMGGTWTETVMEDPVAALAKAGETLVYGEVAEHARQAAARPFSAEASRLGKLLSKLDNEEKRLSAMRDRQKDALLLQSQLYLFGPADKLDSVTLNGPEGPVTLKLDKKRTVRENMADMFHQAGRGRRGLEHLTRRRAEVQAQKEEAEAARLRMLASVSGAGAAPKAGEKKTGGKNASLPQGLPKQVQAFRSSDGFLMLRGRDTRGNALALKLAAAHDYWLHTADGPSAHVIVRRDHAGQEVPERTLHEAGVLAALKSWQKDAETASIQYSLAKYIHPMKNAAPGMVRIDRSEGAFRVRIEPDLEERLEKN; this is encoded by the coding sequence ATGGACGCCCATCTTTTCCGCCGTTTCTGCGACGCGCTCGTTCCCCGCATCATGGGGGCGCGCATGGAAAAAATTCATGCGCCGGGCCCCGGAGTCACGGTGTTTTCGATGTACGGCGGCGACGGCCGGGACGGCAAAAGGCATCTCGTGCTGAAGGCCGACCGCAAGTCGCCCCTGCTCTTTTCCGCCGACCACCGCATACCGGTCAACGCGCAGCCTCCGGCCTTCGTCATGCGCCTGCGCAAACATGTTTCCGGCAAACGCATCACGCGGGTCGTCTGCCGCTGGACGGAACGCCGGCTCTGGCTCGGCCTCTCCGGCGACGTGCAGACCTGGCTCTGCCTTGATCTGCGTGAAGGCCCCTCCCTCTCTCTGGAAGCCCCCCTGCCGGAAGACGATCCCGCCTGGCCGGACGGCGATGTTTCCGCCCTGCCCCCCGAAAGCTGGAAGGAATGGCAGGTGCTCACGCCCGCCCTTCGCCGCACGCTCGCCTTTCTCGACCCTCTGGACGCCGGAGCCCTGCTCATGGATCTGCAATCCGGGGGCGGCGACGTGTTTCTCTACGAAAACGAGCGCGGCCGCTGCGAAATTTCGGCCTGGCCGCTGCCTTCGGAACAGCTCAAGGCCATGGGCGGGACCTGGACGGAAACGGTGATGGAAGACCCCGTGGCCGCGCTGGCCAAAGCCGGGGAAACGCTGGTGTACGGCGAAGTGGCCGAACACGCCCGTCAGGCGGCGGCGCGCCCCTTTTCCGCCGAAGCCTCAAGACTCGGCAAGCTGCTCTCCAAGCTCGACAACGAGGAAAAACGCCTTTCCGCCATGCGCGACAGGCAGAAGGACGCCCTTCTGCTGCAAAGTCAGCTCTATCTTTTCGGCCCCGCGGACAAGCTCGATTCCGTCACTCTGAACGGCCCGGAAGGCCCGGTCACGCTCAAGCTCGACAAGAAGCGCACCGTGCGCGAAAACATGGCCGACATGTTTCATCAGGCGGGCCGCGGCAGACGCGGTCTCGAACATCTCACCCGGCGACGCGCCGAAGTGCAGGCGCAGAAGGAAGAGGCCGAAGCCGCAAGGCTGCGCATGCTCGCCTCCGTGTCCGGCGCGGGAGCCGCGCCGAAAGCCGGAGAAAAGAAGACCGGCGGCAAAAACGCCTCCCTTCCGCAGGGCCTGCCCAAGCAGGTGCAGGCCTTCCGCAGCAGCGACGGCTTTCTCATGCTCCGCGGCCGCGACACCCGCGGCAACGCTCTCGCGCTCAAGCTGGCCGCCGCCCACGACTACTGGCTGCACACGGCCGACGGCCCCAGCGCCCACGTCATCGTCCGGCGCGATCACGCAGGGCAGGAAGTGCCGGAGCGCACCCTCCACGAGGCGGGCGTGCTCGCCGCGCTCAAAAGCTGGCAGAAGGACGCGGAAACGGCTTCCATTCAATATTCCCTCGCAAAATACATCCACCCCATGAAAAACGCCGCTCCCGGCATGGTGCGCATCGACCGCAGCGAAGGCGCGTTCCGCGTCCGCATCGAACCCGATCTGGAAGAGCGGCTGGAGAAGAACTGA
- a CDS encoding AI-2E family transporter, which translates to MYDNRQRFEARAFLLLLAASSVLFGWLLLPFFDVLFWSVVIAVLFTPVNVRLRDRLGLSPNLSSLLTVLFCLVIIILPLSWLLYSCLSEGLSLYERISTGSTSLTDAVDRLREHFPEAQNWLASYGYTPEQIKETLSKTALSLGSLIARNTVAIGGGAAHLVTNLALVLYISFFLVRDGGRIRAVMIRALPFGDHREERLFHKFAGVMRATVKGSLLVAMAQGALGGLIFWILDIRAAVFWGVVMTVLSLIPVVGSALVWLPTALYLIATGQYWQGALLMAYGACVIGLADNILRPVLVGRDTKLPDFLVLLSTLGGFIMFGMDGFVSGPMLAVFFVTVWQIFTEECEEGFCPNSTPGDDEKDAASRD; encoded by the coding sequence ATGTACGACAACAGGCAGCGTTTCGAGGCGCGGGCGTTTCTCCTTCTTCTCGCGGCTTCCTCCGTGCTGTTCGGATGGCTGCTTCTGCCCTTCTTCGACGTGCTGTTCTGGTCCGTGGTCATCGCCGTGCTGTTCACGCCCGTCAACGTCCGTCTGCGGGACAGGCTCGGCCTTTCCCCCAACCTCTCCTCGCTCCTCACCGTTCTTTTCTGCCTCGTCATCATCATTCTGCCGCTCTCGTGGCTGCTCTATTCCTGCCTCTCCGAAGGGCTGTCGCTCTACGAACGCATATCGACGGGCAGCACGTCCCTCACCGACGCCGTGGACAGGCTGCGCGAACATTTCCCCGAGGCGCAGAACTGGCTCGCGAGCTACGGCTACACCCCGGAACAGATCAAGGAAACGCTCAGCAAGACCGCCCTTTCCCTGGGCAGCCTCATCGCCAGGAACACCGTGGCCATCGGCGGCGGCGCGGCGCATCTCGTCACCAATCTTGCGCTGGTGCTGTACATTTCCTTCTTTCTCGTGCGCGACGGCGGCCGCATCCGCGCCGTGATGATCCGCGCCCTGCCCTTCGGCGATCACCGGGAAGAGCGGCTTTTCCACAAGTTTGCCGGCGTCATGCGCGCCACGGTGAAGGGCAGTCTTCTCGTGGCCATGGCACAGGGCGCGCTCGGCGGTCTCATCTTCTGGATTCTCGACATCCGCGCCGCCGTGTTCTGGGGCGTGGTCATGACCGTGCTCTCCCTCATTCCCGTGGTGGGCTCGGCCCTCGTCTGGCTGCCTACGGCGCTGTACCTCATCGCCACCGGCCAGTACTGGCAGGGTGCCCTGCTCATGGCCTACGGCGCCTGCGTCATCGGTCTTGCGGACAACATTCTCCGCCCCGTGCTCGTGGGGCGCGACACCAAGCTTCCCGACTTTCTCGTGCTGCTCTCCACCCTCGGCGGCTTCATCATGTTCGGTATGGACGGTTTTGTTTCCGGCCCCATGCTGGCCGTGTTCTTCGTGACCGTGTGGCAGATCTTCACCGAAGAGTGCGAAGAGGGCTTCTGCCCGAACTCGACGCCGGGCGACGACGAAAAGGACGCCGCCTCCCGCGACTGA
- a CDS encoding CinA family protein: protein MMFDEHDALVEALAQALRNRGLTCATAESCTGGLVGAMLTAVPGSSDWYVGGVISYANEVKQGLLGVLREDLERVGAVSEPVVRSMALGACAATGAQAAMSTSGVAGPGGGSAEKPVGTVWIGWALNGESRAKVFHFAGNRDAVRVQAAREAVRGLVAWLEEAGN, encoded by the coding sequence ATGATGTTTGATGAACACGATGCGCTGGTTGAGGCGCTGGCACAGGCGCTGCGGAACAGAGGTCTGACCTGCGCCACGGCGGAATCCTGCACGGGCGGACTGGTGGGAGCCATGCTCACGGCGGTGCCCGGCTCTTCGGACTGGTACGTGGGCGGCGTGATTTCCTACGCCAACGAGGTGAAGCAGGGACTGCTCGGCGTGCTCCGGGAAGATCTGGAGCGCGTGGGCGCGGTGAGCGAGCCTGTGGTGCGCTCCATGGCGCTCGGAGCCTGCGCGGCCACGGGGGCGCAGGCGGCCATGTCCACAAGCGGCGTGGCCGGGCCCGGCGGCGGTTCTGCGGAAAAGCCCGTGGGCACGGTGTGGATTGGCTGGGCTCTGAACGGCGAGAGCCGGGCCAAGGTGTTCCATTTTGCAGGCAACCGCGACGCCGTGCGCGTGCAGGCGGCAAGAGAGGCCGTGCGGGGGCTTGTCGCGTGGCTTGAGGAAGCGGGGAACTGA
- a CDS encoding glucokinase: MATLVLLCHRHGRAGRLHMDMLSADIGGTQSRFFRFSCEDREISIKEGMVLSSRASSFDALLEELFSKWPDGGKTLKGVSVLIFAAAGPVREGRVVMTNASFAVDAAVAKARFPWAECLVMNDFEAQAWACCTPVMEQAESLLPGGQAGRPFGVSALLRGRAPAAVIGAGTGLGAAWLIPGEGRPFVLPSEAGHMPFPFERKDERDFADFLSARRGGAEASAEHVLSGSGLALLHEYLGGAPEEPAVFTRAPGFASSECCRWFARFYGRFCRMAALALLPQCVVLTGGVAGKTPALVRHEAFAGEFLRARGGQKTFLEGVPVWLNAHPQGGLWGAARAGAAFAEKMGIGRS, from the coding sequence ATGGCAACGTTGGTGTTGCTGTGCCATCGGCATGGACGTGCAGGGAGGTTGCATATGGATATGCTTTCCGCCGATATCGGGGGAACTCAGAGTCGTTTTTTCAGGTTTTCTTGTGAAGACAGAGAGATATCTATAAAAGAAGGGATGGTGCTCTCGTCTCGTGCGTCTTCGTTCGACGCGTTGCTTGAGGAACTTTTCTCAAAGTGGCCCGACGGCGGAAAAACGTTGAAGGGCGTGTCCGTGCTGATTTTTGCGGCGGCCGGGCCGGTGCGGGAGGGGCGCGTGGTCATGACCAACGCTTCGTTTGCGGTGGACGCGGCCGTGGCGAAGGCGCGTTTTCCCTGGGCGGAATGCCTGGTGATGAACGATTTCGAGGCGCAGGCGTGGGCCTGCTGCACGCCCGTCATGGAACAGGCGGAGAGCCTGCTGCCGGGAGGCCAGGCGGGGCGGCCCTTCGGGGTGTCGGCGCTGCTGCGGGGAAGGGCTCCCGCAGCCGTGATCGGCGCGGGCACGGGGCTCGGGGCGGCGTGGCTGATTCCGGGAGAGGGACGCCCCTTCGTGCTGCCTTCCGAAGCGGGGCACATGCCTTTTCCCTTTGAAAGGAAGGATGAGCGTGACTTTGCGGACTTTCTGAGCGCGCGGCGCGGGGGCGCGGAGGCGTCGGCGGAGCATGTGCTTTCCGGCTCGGGGCTTGCGCTGCTGCATGAGTACCTCGGGGGCGCGCCCGAAGAGCCCGCCGTGTTCACGCGAGCGCCCGGTTTCGCCTCGTCCGAGTGCTGCCGGTGGTTTGCCAGATTTTACGGCCGTTTTTGCCGCATGGCGGCGCTGGCTCTTCTGCCTCAGTGTGTGGTGCTCACCGGCGGCGTGGCGGGAAAAACGCCGGCGCTGGTGCGTCACGAGGCGTTTGCAGGAGAATTTCTGCGGGCCCGGGGCGGTCAGAAGACGTTTCTGGAAGGCGTGCCGGTGTGGCTGAACGCGCATCCGCAGGGGGGACTCTGGGGCGCGGCGCGGGCGGGCGCGGCCTTTGCGGAGAAAATGGGCATTGGCCGTTCGTGA